In the genome of Kluyveromyces marxianus DMKU3-1042 DNA, complete genome, chromosome 1, one region contains:
- the SPP2 gene encoding spliceosome ATPase-activating subunit SPP2, translating to MSGISISLKSNNKVKKKQSAKKKKGSLFGTDENDGKVKDHKITELEDSESQNDKVRAITPPEPLRSALFPTKKPSNHQTENDPSTQIYLNSLPRHKMPEKTEEEEYEEVPVEGFGAALLRGMGWDPSEENNDDLKKPNLPHEKPRPELVGIGAKVTTSNNSLKDNNFMPIIKVKKNP from the coding sequence ATGAGTGGAATATCAATAAGTTTAAAATCAAATAATaaggtaaagaaaaaacaaagcgccaagaagaagaaaggcAGTTTATTTGGTACCGATGAGAATGACGGAAAGGTGAAAGATCATAAGATCACAGAACTTGAAGATTCTGAATCACAAAATGATAAGGTGAGGGCGATTACACCCCCTGAGCCTCTTCGAAGTGCACTATTCCCGACTAAAAAACCCAGCAATCATCAAACGGAGAATGATCCTAGTACACAGATATATCTTAATTCACTCCCAAGACATAAAATGCCGGAGaaaactgaagaagaagaatatgaagaagttccGGTAGAAGGTTTCGGAGCCGCCCTACTCCGAGGTATGGGATGGGATCcatcagaagaaaacaatgaCGATCTAAAAAAGCCGAACCTACCGCATGAAAAGCCACGACCTGAACTTGTGGGAATCGGTGCTAAGGTAACTACTTCTAATAATTCCCTAAAGGATAATAACTTTATGCCCATTATAAAGGTAAAAAAGAACCCATGA
- the SHE9 gene encoding She9p yields the protein MIMRPVARLYYPCYGLSRNKLVRLYSTGPNSKSSLLNVWKQKLGEYWDNSQIKMNDTLGKLRGYSMNLKIQLDKAQKSIQDANEKLARMENDSHDSNLNFNAEGKIKDLPSERERHRKKWARKMELYLDSLQETIFTATRALNDVTGYSSIQTLRNTIELLEKELKDTKKLVNEAKDQYDTAIKARSESQKEVNELLQRKHSWTPSDLERFTQLYKDDAENLQLQEQAKERLGELEAKEEEISTNLYRAILTRYHEEQIWSDKIRRTSTWGTFILMGVNILFFFVFQLLLEPWKRRRLVGSFEDKVKKALDDHQKEQTLAISEISGNIDSLMDGKLQEKPITPIPQQTEDKTAPPELYKILQDLKVWLTIQLTTTYNKLLDLLPNPTFTFTKGYFYSYSTLILTVGMVFGHYI from the coding sequence ATGATTATGCGGCCTGTAGCGCGTCTATATTATCCCTGTTATGGACTTTCGCGTAATAAACTAGTTAGACTTTACTCCACAGGTCCCAACTCGAAATCTTCATTACTCAATGTGTGGAAACAGAAACTAGGAGAATATTGGGATAATTCCCAGATAAAGATGAACGACACATTGGGAAAACTACGAGGGTACTCAATGAATCTTAAAATTCAATTAGATAAGGCTCAAAAATCTATCCAAGATGCAAACGAGAAGCTAGCTCGGATGGAAAACGATAGCCATGATAGCAACTTGAACTTTAATGCAGAAGGAAAGATCAAAGACTTACCAAGTGAACGAGAACGTCATCGTAAAAAATGGGCGCGTAAGATGGAACTGTACTTAGACTCGCtacaagaaacaatttTCACTGCAACCAGGGCTTTGAATGATGTAACAGGATACTCCAGTATCCAGACATTGAGAAATACAATTGAGCTGTTagaaaaggaattgaaagatACAAAGAAACTTGTGAATGAAGCTAAGGACCAATATGACACTGCAATAAAGGCTAGATCTGAATCACAAAAGGAAGTCAACGAATTGCTCCAGCGTAAGCATTCATGGACCCCGTCAGATTTGGAAAGGTTCACTCAATTGTATAAAGATGATGCTGAAAACCTACAATTACAGGAGCAAGCGAAGGAGAGGCTTGGAGAGCTCGAGGCTAAGGAGGAAGAAATATCCACTAATCTATATCGAGCAATTCTCACAAGATATCATGAAGAACAAATCTGGTCAGATAAAATCAGAAGGACTTCAACTTGGGGTACTTTTATACTTATGGGAGTCAatattctcttcttttttgtaTTCCAATTACTCTTAGAACcatggaaaagaaggcgTTTGGTAGGATCCTTTGAAGATAAGGTCAAAAAGGCACTGGATGATCATcagaaagaacaaactCTGGCCATTTCAGAAATATCTGGTAATATTGATAGTTTAATGGATGGTAAGCTACAAGAAAAACCTATAACTCCGATACCACAACAAACAGAAGATAAAACTGCTCCACCTGAACTATACAAAATACTGCAAGACCTTAAGGTATGGTTAACCATCCAACTGACTACAACTTACAATAAGTTACTAGATCTACTCCCTAATCCAACGTTTACTTTCACTAAAGGCTATTTCTATTCATATTCCACCTTAATATTAACCGTAGGAATGGTATTTGGCCATTACATATGA